GGACACATTGGTAACGGATGGAACAGGAATTATACTTGATCCAATAATTACAGGTGTTAGTTCATCAATTTCATGGTTTCCCAGCACCTCTTTAACATGCGATGATTGCCTGAACCCAAGTGCGTTTCCAACCGAAAGCGGATGGTATTATATTACCGTAATCGATGCAAATGGATGCACTTCTTTAGATAGTATCTACATCCTTGTTGATTTTGATTTTACAATCCTTGCACCGAATGCATTTTCCCCAAACGGTGATGGTATTAATGATGAATTTAATGTTTTTGGATCTTCCGAATGTAACCTTATTTATTTACGAATTTATAACCGATGGGGAGCACTTATTTTTGAGTCGATTGATATCAATATAGGTTGGGATGGAATTTATAATAATATTGAACAGGAAATCGGCACTTATGTTTATGTAGCGGAAGGAAATTGTGATGGAGTTACTGTGCAATTAACAGGAACAATTACACTAGTAAGGTAGATTGTATTTTAATAACTCATCTGCGAACTCAAATACAAAATTTATCCAAAAATCTTTATAATACGAACAATTTTAATATTATGAAAAAAATAAAATTACTTTTTGTTATCCTGATTTTAGTTAAGAATGTTTCCGGACAATTTATTGCAGATTACAAAAGCTTGAGCGGGGAAAATATTCAGTTTAATGCTGTACAGGCTTATGGCGATAATTATATGGTTGCCGGCTCAGAGGGCAATAAAATATTACTTTGCGAAATTGATTTAAATGGAAATGTTCTTTCAAGCAAGCACATAACTGTAATAGATGAATCAACCTACCCTGGAGTAATGTCGATGATTGTTGATTCTGATGGAAGTATAGTTTTAGTAGGTTACCGCGAATTTACTGTTTATACATCAATAAGTTTTGCAATTAAATATGATTTTAATGCTGGAATTATAAAATGGATTAAAACTTTTGAAAATCCTGGTAGCTATTTTCACAAAGTAATAGAAAAAGGTGCAGGAGGTAATTATATAGTAGCGGGTCAGTCGTTTAATCCGCCAAATGGTGAAGAAGGCATACTACTTTCGCTTAAAAGAAATAATGGTGATTTTACTATAATTAATAATTCAAATTTTAATGTAAATTCAGAAACATATTATGGGGTTGTATATAAGGAAGGAAAATATTATACATGCTCACGATATACATTTGCTACCGGAGGCTCAACAAAATTGAGAGGTTGCCTAACTAAATTCACTAATACCGGAACTGAGATTTTTACAAAGGCATACATTAGGAACATTACAACGGATGCGGCAAGACTTTATGCATCCGACCTTGTAAATTTAAATAATAGTTTATATATGAGCATTCATGGTGATGAAACAAGCTCTGATGTAAATCAAGACTTGTTTTTAATGAGGTCGAATTTAAATGGAGTTGCCACATGGATAAAGAATTATGATCTTACTAATTATAGTGAGGATGGGGGATGGAATGGATTAGAGATTGATAACAACAAAATTTTTGCATTTGGAAACCTTAATGATGGAACACCTGATAATAAAGGCAAAGTATTTATCATGAGTCTTGATACTACTGGAAATTTAAATTGGGCGAAAAATTATCCTTTTGAAACCAGTAAAACATATAATCATACTGATGCTATACTGGCTACAAATTCTAAACTTATTGCAGTTGGTAGTTTGTTTGATGATGAGTCAATGTTACAAAAAGGAGTCTTTATGATTGTAGACCAGTCTGATGGCTCTCTTTCAGAGGGATGTGATATAAATGAGCCGGTTACAATTATCAATAAAACCAAAACTGCTTATTCATCATCCCTAACTCCCATGTCAAATATTTACTCAATCAATTCACCAACAAAGATAAATGGAGTATCTGATATTTATCTTGATCTTAAGACTTGTGATTCCATTATAAATGTTAGAATTGAAAACAAATTAAACTCAAAAATATACCCTAACCCAATATCAAATAATATTAATCTGGAATTTACTTACACAAGCGATTACAAAATTGCAATTTACAATAATAGCGGCCAACAAATTTATAATACTTATTTTGAAGATGCAGATCACTTAACGGTTCAAAGTATAAATTTCCCTAAAGGGCTTTATAATATTGTAATTACAGATTTGATCAATAATACTAATATAACAGAACGAGTGGTGAAACAATAAGGTAGTTAACTTTAAGATCGATAGCCAAAATTTATTATCGTAACTAATTTTAAAAACACAATTGAAAATTATCAATTTATTCTACCATTGCTAAATTCTCTTTAAATATTTACCGCTTAAATATTTTTTTCAATTCCCACATTTCCTTTCTATACACAAACCCGACTAAAATTATAGCTATAATCATTTGATAAACAACAACTTGCAACTCATTAAGTGATTCCATACGAGTAAGCAGTACTACCATTCCGCAATATACTAAAGGCATCAATATCATCTTAACCGTATTAAAACGGAAGGTGAAAACTCTCCTACTTTCCCACCAAATGAATATCAATTGTAAGGGTTTTACGAGGAAGTAACTCCAAACTGCTCCATAAATACCAAAATATTTTATCAGTATAATACCGGAAACGATTTGAATAATAGCAGAAATTAGTAAAATTCGGGGCAATACTTTTGTCCGTTTGAAATAAAGTATTGGATTTATTAAGGTATTATATAATCCTCTAAATGCAAAACTTGCACAAACAATCGGGATAAATTCAATACTTAAATGAAAATCCTCTTTAATAAAAATCCGAATAATAAATGGCAAAACCAAAATATTGATGGCTATCACTAATATATTAAATGCACTGAATACATGGTTATATCTGTTTTCTTCTGCAGAACTTTCTTTAATTGAATTACTTTTCCACAATTTATAAATGCGTGGATTGATTGTGCTTAGAAGGCCTAAAGCGGCATATTCAATTATTAATGTACATGTTAACGCAAAATTATATGTGCCGACATCCGCAGAAGTATTAAAACTTTTTAAAATAAAATTATTAATATACCCTAAAACCCAGGTTAACAAACTAAAAATCACAATAGGCGTAGCGTAATTCCGAATTTCTCTTATGAAAGGAATTTTAAAGGAAATCCCAAATTCCCGCAAGCCAAAAAATAGCGTTAAAAGAAATATTAACCCCCCTGATAAAAACCGCCCCCACATTGGCCCGGTAAGTTCAAATGGAAATTGATAAATTAGTATTAGGGAAATAATAACAGTTACACAAAAATTAAATAAACCCAATAAAAAGTATTTTACAGGTTTATCTCCAAATACCTGTAAATTAACATATGTCCGAAAATATCCATTAAAAAATGCCGTAATTACACTCATAAAACCATATGGGAAAAAATTTATATCCCCTTCAGGGAATATTAATTGAAATAAAAAATAACCCAATACTGAAAATAGTAAAATGAGCAACAATCCATTGATTATTATCAATCCGGAAACAGAACTTAAAAAAGACCGCAATTTTGATTCATCTGTATGGTCGTAATAATGCACCGACAAATAAGTGTCAATACCAAAGTTCATGAGTATTTGAACAAATAATGTAAAGGAGATAAAAATTGCTAATTCTCCGTATAAGGAGAGACTCAAATTCGTGGTATAAGGTATCAACAACACCAACCCGCTCAATAGTGGCAAAGCCCCTCCCGCTGATATAAAAAATGCCGATTTTAAAAACTTCTTCAATAGGAATTGCTGTTCCGACAAAAATAGGGATTAGAAGGCATTGTTTGGCGAAAGCAATCAACATGCCTTATAACCTAAGGTTGCACATTGTAAAATTCAACACTATTAGTATTTTTACAAAAACAAACACTATGAAAAATCTTACTTTAATTACCCTTTTTGGATTATTGCTTACAGGATGCAGCAATTATGGCACTAAACTCGATTTCGAAGGAGATGAGTTATACTATAAAGAACCGGTAACCGAAGAAGTTGCTACCAATGTGGCGCAATTTTTAAAGGATTATCAATACTTTACCGGACAAGGGTTCAGCGTTCAGGTGCTCAATGAAAATGGATACCGTATTCGGTTTGTAACCAAGGAAGGCGTAGAAAATGATGAAGAAGTAACAGGAGGATTTAAATTCCTGCTCATCGACCTATGTAATGCAGCCCTTAAAGGTGAACCGGCCGATATTGATCTTTGCGATGAACAACTCAAAACAAAATCAAGTATTACCTATACGGAGGCTAAAAGCTATATGGAGCAAAAATTATTGGAAGCTCAATAAACTTACATTGAAATTTGCACAATGCGTTCTGATTACTATCAAAACACATTGTGCTTTTTTATGGATTAAATCAAGCGAAATCAATTTTGTTAAAGGAAAAAAAGAGGAGGAACGCAGAAAAGAACAACACACAAATTCCTGCGCCCTCCAAGGGTATAACCATTACCGTGTAGAAGAAATCGTTACCTTTTTTGTCCATTAGGTCATACCCATCTACCTATGTTGAATTAATTGTTTTATTAATTGAACAAAAACCCACCAATTTTAATCGCGGCGAAATATTTAAATAAATGCCATCGCGTTAAATTTCAATAAAACTACCTGCGTATTCTCTATTCCCTTAAAACATGTCAATCATTGCACAAAGAATCCGACAGGTAGTTGGGGGTTATCATGAAAAAATGTATTTGAAATGCCGGGTGAAGTTTTGTTGGATAAACAAATCCTGATGATCGCAATGATCTTGATCAGGAAGGACGTCGTGATCTGCAGAAAATATCCGACTCCTCTTTATTTTCCGATATCACTTTTTATGTGATACGATCAAAACATCATTTGCCTGCACTTCGGTTATATATCTTTTAATATCATTTTTATCTGTGTAATTACGGTTGATCAATTTCCCGTCAATCACTACTTCTATACCTTTTACAAGATATTTTTCAATAAAGGTGGCGGTTCTACCCCATGCTATTACATGATGCCATTGGGTCTCTGTTACCTTTTCTCCTTTAGCATTTTTGTAGGAATCATTGGTAGCAATACTAAATTTTGCCAATTTCGAATCACCATTAACCGTTTTAACTTCCGGATCACCTCCCAGGTAACCAATCAATTGTACTTTGTTTTTCAAGCTGTACATGTGTTTAATTTTTAAATTTTAAATAATATTTTTCCCTTTTTTAAGGAAGTCATTGTATTTCTCACAACTGACGAAGCAAAGATGCATTGGCTCATTTTCACCAACAAATTTTAACCGTTTAGTTGCGGATATAAACGATTATAAGCGGTTGCAAGCGGATAGAATAAGGTGAGTAGTGAAGTGAGTGGTGAGTATGCTCCTACCTGAAAAAAAGTTAATTCTCAAAATCAAAGTTCCAACGGCACCTGTATCGGACTCACGCCTCTCGATTGACGATTCACGAAAATGAGTAATGAGTAATGAGTTATGAGTTTGCACTCGACTACTGACTAATGACTATTGACTCCTGACTATTGCCACATACCGGATTCACGAATGACGATTCACGGTTCACGATTCACGCTCACATTTGCAAATCCCATCCGCTTCATTATATTTGTTCTGCTTTTATCCAAAATAGCAACCTTAAAAACAAATGTTTAACCCTAAAATCTTGTTTATCAATGGAAATCAAAAACTGCCCGGAGTGTGGCCGTGCTATTATCGGCCGCCTCGACAAAAAATTCTGTAGTGATCTTTGTCGTCATTCATTTAATAACCGCCGTCGTGCAGAATCCGGTAGTTATATCAAAAATGTAAATGCCATTTTGCGAAAAAACAGAACGGTTCTATCTGAATTAATTCCGCTCGAAACAGCAAAAATTTCACGGAATAAATTATACGACAAAGGATTTAACTTTAATTTTATTACATCTCTTTACACCACTAAAAAAGGAACCATTTATTATTATTGTTATGAATTTGGTTATATGCCGATTGATAACGATTACTTTTTATTGGTGAAGAGAAAGGTGGAGGAATAATGAAATTCTATTAGCATACAAGTAAATTCATTTGTATCTTTTTACCTTTTCAACTGGAATATTGGATGCATAATATCTTATACCTGAGGATTGCTCATGCTTGATAATTCTATTGAGATAATAAATGTCAATCCTAATTTCATTGATTGGTTCCTGTATATCGTGAAGTTTACCATTTACGCTGATCTTGAATTTATTAGTAAACTGATCCTTATTTAGCAAATAATTACAGGCAAGCCCGGTAGAGTAATTCGTAGTTATTATCGTATCTAACAATATCTCATTTTGAGAATTCAATACTTGAATAGTATCGTGATCATAATCTACTGAAAAGCAGAAAATAACTTTTTCTTTTTCCTTACAACTTATAAAATTAATTAAGGTGTAAAAGGCAAAAAATAAGAATATAATGATACCTCGTATTCTCACTTAGAAGTAGCAATTATCTTCTCCCCCTTCGTTCCACTCACCTTCTCCGTTACCATTGTTTCTTTTTCACCGTTGATAATAATATTATCTACATCTATCGTGTATTTATTATCCGGTTTTTCTATATCCGATTCAAGCGACGAAGCATTAAATTCATATTCAGGATCTGTAGTTTGTTCCTCAACATTATTTTCAGCAATAGTAACTTCTTCATCTTCCAATGAATCATAATTTTTGAATGAATAAGCATATTCCGACAATAATCTAACCTCACCCAAAGCACCAGGATCGTATATAGCCACTCCTGCACTTAAATGCTCCGGATAATCACCTATTCCCCATCCTGCACTCGTTGTTTCAATATAATAATAATATTTATTGCGATGCTCAAATGCTGCACCATTAATTTCATATCTCAAGGCAATACCAACTCCCATATGTTTATCGGGTGAAACAAGAACCACATCAAAACCCAACTCTCTTAGTATAGCTTCCAATAAAATGGCCGTGTCCTCACAATCGCCTCCCTTATCAATTAAAGTTTCTATCGGATATCGCGGATATTCATAAGTGCCATCATTTTTATATCGCATAGTTTGTATAAAAGAAATAATGCACTCAACTGTTTGCCAGTCGCTGTATTCATTTTCAGCAGCTATCAGTTTAAATTCTTCGGCAAACTTTTGTATTACCGGATAACTTGAAGACTCCTCCAAATAATACAAAAAATTGCTGTAAACCCGTTGCTGACCTTTATAATAATTATAAGCCGATTGGTCGAAGCTATAATTAATAGACAACAACTTGTTGTTATACGACCAGGTGTAAAGTGTTTTAATTGTTGCCGCATTTGCAGCTGAAATG
The genomic region above belongs to Bacteroidota bacterium and contains:
- a CDS encoding T9SS type A sorting domain-containing protein; the encoded protein is MKKIKLLFVILILVKNVSGQFIADYKSLSGENIQFNAVQAYGDNYMVAGSEGNKILLCEIDLNGNVLSSKHITVIDESTYPGVMSMIVDSDGSIVLVGYREFTVYTSISFAIKYDFNAGIIKWIKTFENPGSYFHKVIEKGAGGNYIVAGQSFNPPNGEEGILLSLKRNNGDFTIINNSNFNVNSETYYGVVYKEGKYYTCSRYTFATGGSTKLRGCLTKFTNTGTEIFTKAYIRNITTDAARLYASDLVNLNNSLYMSIHGDETSSDVNQDLFLMRSNLNGVATWIKNYDLTNYSEDGGWNGLEIDNNKIFAFGNLNDGTPDNKGKVFIMSLDTTGNLNWAKNYPFETSKTYNHTDAILATNSKLIAVGSLFDDESMLQKGVFMIVDQSDGSLSEGCDINEPVTIINKTKTAYSSSLTPMSNIYSINSPTKINGVSDIYLDLKTCDSIINVRIENKLNSKIYPNPISNNINLEFTYTSDYKIAIYNNSGQQIYNTYFEDADHLTVQSINFPKGLYNIVITDLINNTNITERVVKQ
- a CDS encoding polysaccharide biosynthesis C-terminal domain-containing protein, which translates into the protein MKKFLKSAFFISAGGALPLLSGLVLLIPYTTNLSLSLYGELAIFISFTLFVQILMNFGIDTYLSVHYYDHTDESKLRSFLSSVSGLIIINGLLLILLFSVLGYFLFQLIFPEGDINFFPYGFMSVITAFFNGYFRTYVNLQVFGDKPVKYFLLGLFNFCVTVIISLILIYQFPFELTGPMWGRFLSGGLIFLLTLFFGLREFGISFKIPFIREIRNYATPIVIFSLLTWVLGYINNFILKSFNTSADVGTYNFALTCTLIIEYAALGLLSTINPRIYKLWKSNSIKESSAEENRYNHVFSAFNILVIAINILVLPFIIRIFIKEDFHLSIEFIPIVCASFAFRGLYNTLINPILYFKRTKVLPRILLISAIIQIVSGIILIKYFGIYGAVWSYFLVKPLQLIFIWWESRRVFTFRFNTVKMILMPLVYCGMVVLLTRMESLNELQVVVYQMIIAIILVGFVYRKEMWELKKIFKR
- the ssb gene encoding single-stranded DNA-binding protein is translated as MYSLKNKVQLIGYLGGDPEVKTVNGDSKLAKFSIATNDSYKNAKGEKVTETQWHHVIAWGRTATFIEKYLVKGIEVVIDGKLINRNYTDKNDIKRYITEVQANDVLIVSHKK
- a CDS encoding DUF2116 family Zn-ribbon domain-containing protein gives rise to the protein MEIKNCPECGRAIIGRLDKKFCSDLCRHSFNNRRRAESGSYIKNVNAILRKNRTVLSELIPLETAKISRNKLYDKGFNFNFITSLYTTKKGTIYYYCYEFGYMPIDNDYFLLVKRKVEE